One genomic segment of Acidobacteriota bacterium includes these proteins:
- the pepF gene encoding oligoendopeptidase F, with amino-acid sequence MDTATLPIEESWKLDDIFPDSAAIRAERQALQGSLDGLTDGQGRLGESAAILADALEASTEAWRRVAKLRCFAMLQSDTDIRNAAAQALREEIDLLTTDLSGRVAWIRPEILALPSSTLETYLDEEPRLAIHRFFLQDLMRQRDHVLTPGEERIMAEASAITRTPGSLFNVLHNVEIPPAQVTLEDGRQVELTPTEFFKHRTTGNRNDRELLFTAYYESQARFQQTLGENLAGQIRAHIFRARARRYPSCVAAALDGNAVPEGVYRNLIAQTHAQLPTFYRYFELRKRSLGVERLEYHDLHCPLTGDEPTRYEPQDAMRTIRESLAPLGSMYLAAVDEAFDNRWIDWHPQNGKRSGAYATGWAYDVHPYALLNFLGDYDSVSTATHELGHALHSYFSNQRQPFATADYSIFVAEVASTLNEALLLNHKLECADDETEQQFLLSRYLDSFRVTFHRQTLFAEFELEIHDRSERGEALTGERLNEIYLQLLRKYHGHDESIVHIDERYGGEWMLVPHFYYNFYVYQYATGIVASTALAEAIVNKTPGSVERYVEFLHRGGSDYSLQLLRTAGVDLEQAQPYEDACSAFERRLDQLEALLPDA; translated from the coding sequence ATGGACACCGCCACCCTGCCGATCGAGGAGAGCTGGAAACTTGACGATATTTTCCCCGACTCCGCGGCTATTCGGGCCGAACGACAGGCGCTCCAGGGCTCCCTCGACGGATTGACCGACGGGCAGGGTCGTCTAGGCGAGTCCGCAGCGATCCTGGCCGATGCGCTGGAGGCGTCGACCGAGGCCTGGCGACGGGTTGCGAAACTGCGATGTTTTGCAATGCTGCAATCCGACACGGATATCCGCAACGCGGCGGCGCAGGCGCTGCGAGAAGAAATCGATCTGCTGACCACGGACCTCTCCGGTCGGGTTGCGTGGATCCGACCCGAGATTCTCGCGTTGCCGTCATCGACGCTCGAGACGTATCTGGACGAGGAGCCGCGCCTCGCGATCCATCGGTTCTTCCTGCAAGACCTGATGCGACAGCGCGATCATGTGCTGACTCCCGGTGAGGAACGGATCATGGCGGAGGCCAGCGCCATCACACGAACCCCGGGAAGCCTGTTCAACGTCTTGCACAACGTCGAGATTCCGCCGGCGCAAGTCACCCTCGAGGACGGTCGCCAGGTCGAGCTGACACCGACGGAGTTCTTCAAACATCGCACCACCGGCAACCGCAACGACCGAGAGTTGCTGTTCACCGCGTACTACGAGTCGCAGGCCCGCTTCCAGCAGACCCTCGGTGAGAATCTGGCCGGACAGATTCGCGCACACATCTTTCGGGCCCGTGCGCGACGCTACCCAAGCTGTGTGGCGGCGGCGCTGGACGGCAACGCCGTACCCGAAGGTGTCTATCGCAATCTGATCGCCCAGACCCATGCGCAGCTACCGACGTTCTATCGTTACTTCGAACTGCGGAAGCGATCGCTCGGCGTCGAACGACTCGAGTATCACGATCTGCACTGTCCGCTCACGGGCGACGAGCCCACGCGGTACGAGCCGCAGGATGCGATGCGTACCATCCGCGAGAGTCTCGCCCCGCTTGGAAGCATGTACCTCGCCGCCGTCGACGAGGCTTTCGACAATCGCTGGATCGACTGGCATCCCCAGAACGGCAAGCGGTCGGGGGCCTACGCGACCGGTTGGGCGTACGACGTCCACCCCTACGCACTGCTGAATTTCCTGGGGGACTACGACAGCGTCTCCACCGCGACCCACGAACTGGGCCACGCACTCCACTCGTACTTCAGCAATCAACGGCAGCCCTTCGCGACCGCGGACTATTCGATCTTCGTCGCGGAGGTTGCGTCGACCCTGAACGAGGCGCTCCTGCTGAATCACAAACTGGAGTGTGCGGACGACGAGACCGAGCAGCAGTTCCTTCTCTCCCGCTATCTGGACAGTTTCCGTGTGACGTTCCACCGACAGACGCTGTTCGCGGAGTTCGAACTGGAGATCCACGACCGTAGCGAACGCGGCGAGGCGTTGACCGGCGAGCGGCTCAACGAGATCTACCTGCAGTTGCTGCGCAAGTATCACGGCCACGACGAGAGCATCGTTCACATCGACGAACGCTACGGCGGCGAGTGGATGCTGGTTCCGCATTTCTACTACAACTTCTACGTCTACCAGTACGCGACCGGTATCGTCGCATCGACGGCGTTGGCCGAGGCGATCGTCAACAAGACACCCGGCAGCGTCGAGCGTTACGTCGAGTTCCTCCATCGCGGAGGTTCGGACTATTCACTCCAACTGCTCCGCACCGCGGGAGTCGACCTGGAGCAGGCCCAACCGTACGAGGACGCCTGCAGCGCTTTCGAACGTCGTTTGGATCAGCTCGAGGCGCTGCTGCCCGACGCCTGA
- a CDS encoding aspartyl protease family protein, which yields MIAPRLSWLVIGLLPLAIGGAVAPGESVEWMTAARSAVADGPPAEQRRALTQAESWLLDHPEDRVARTIHAELALRVGELLTAEDAIAALLENEDGLPAAAYRVAGMLAIARGDHATAQRLAEDGLADYPDDLPLLFWSAEAAASRADALKRLRRYVARGPDGGADPDRLTAARGTIAVYEALGDTAVWRRSQAPESGVLALRPLWSSNKRLQGYLLRVPAARGRRPIRLLLDSGSTGLFLTSSAARRLNFEPMAETTTFGGGGEGRHRSRRGLVPRLALGDLVYENAMATVTPGALDAGGRYDGLVGLQPFADYLLTLDGENRELRFTQTDEALDGERYWNFSGQMLVRGVAADGVRGLFVFDTGAYETLVSRTFADRLTDVTILEGGAVRGFGGRMRGLRVVDGGRVGFMELSTNDRRLVALDLAIASRLGGVELAGYLGLDLLGETLIEVDLRTQRVRVRRP from the coding sequence ATGATCGCGCCGCGCCTCAGCTGGCTCGTAATCGGGCTGCTCCCGTTGGCAATCGGTGGAGCCGTCGCGCCCGGTGAGTCCGTGGAGTGGATGACTGCCGCACGGAGTGCGGTCGCGGATGGACCTCCGGCGGAGCAACGGCGAGCGCTGACGCAGGCGGAGAGCTGGCTGCTCGATCATCCCGAGGATCGGGTGGCCCGGACGATCCACGCGGAACTCGCCCTGCGGGTGGGTGAGCTGCTTACCGCCGAGGATGCCATCGCGGCACTCCTCGAGAACGAGGACGGCCTGCCGGCCGCGGCCTATCGGGTGGCCGGCATGTTGGCGATCGCGAGAGGGGATCACGCCACCGCTCAGCGGCTGGCAGAGGATGGTCTGGCGGACTACCCCGACGATCTCCCGCTGTTGTTCTGGTCCGCCGAGGCGGCCGCGAGCCGTGCGGACGCCCTTAAGCGGTTGCGACGGTACGTCGCACGAGGTCCGGACGGTGGGGCCGATCCCGACCGCCTGACGGCGGCACGGGGAACGATCGCCGTCTACGAGGCCCTTGGCGATACGGCGGTCTGGCGACGCTCACAGGCGCCGGAGAGCGGTGTCCTGGCACTCCGTCCGCTCTGGTCGTCGAACAAGCGGTTGCAGGGCTACCTGCTTCGTGTTCCCGCCGCCCGCGGCCGTCGGCCGATCCGGTTGCTGCTCGATAGCGGCAGCACGGGACTGTTCCTGACGTCCAGCGCGGCGCGTCGCCTCAACTTCGAGCCTATGGCCGAGACCACGACGTTCGGTGGCGGGGGTGAGGGCCGACATCGTTCACGTCGTGGGCTTGTTCCACGCCTGGCCCTCGGCGACCTGGTGTACGAGAACGCGATGGCGACGGTCACTCCCGGGGCTCTGGATGCCGGTGGCCGCTACGACGGGCTGGTCGGACTTCAGCCGTTTGCCGACTATCTCCTGACCCTGGACGGCGAGAACAGGGAGCTGCGCTTCACGCAGACCGACGAGGCTCTGGACGGGGAGCGCTACTGGAACTTCTCCGGACAGATGTTGGTTCGGGGCGTCGCTGCCGATGGCGTCCGAGGCCTGTTCGTCTTCGATACGGGTGCGTATGAGACGTTGGTCAGCCGCACGTTCGCCGATCGATTGACCGACGTGACGATTCTCGAGGGTGGAGCCGTCCGCGGCTTTGGTGGGCGGATGCGGGGGCTTCGTGTGGTCGACGGCGGCCGGGTGGGATTCATGGAGCTGTCGACCAACGATCGACGCCTGGTTGCGCTCGATCTGGCGATCGCCAGTCGTCTTGGCGGTGTGGAGCTTGCCGGCTATCTGGGTCTCGATCTCCTGGGGGAGACACTCATCGAGGTCGACTTGCGTACCCAACGGGTCCGGGTCCGACGACCCTAG
- a CDS encoding metallophosphoesterase → MPRILAMADLHLSLDGSKPMDRFGDLWIDHARRMAEYWDDAVTAEDTVLLAGDLSWARNLSRASADLDWIGQRPGHKILLKGNHDSWWGGIGKLRETLPASCEALHNDAIEVGPWGVVGARGWLAPDDPIATTADARVWHREIERLQASIADARKRFDATRPLIAMLHYPPWLLGREPTELFTLLEQAGVSICVYGHLHGDDHRYAVRGVHRSMEFHFVAVDAIGFAPVPLVHYDEAT, encoded by the coding sequence GTGCCCCGCATTCTAGCCATGGCTGATCTCCATCTCTCCCTCGATGGCTCCAAGCCGATGGACCGCTTCGGCGACCTCTGGATCGACCACGCCCGCCGCATGGCCGAGTACTGGGACGACGCCGTCACCGCCGAGGACACCGTGCTGCTGGCGGGGGACCTGTCGTGGGCCCGGAACCTGAGCCGGGCTTCTGCCGATCTCGACTGGATCGGTCAGCGGCCGGGTCACAAGATCCTCCTGAAGGGGAACCACGACAGCTGGTGGGGAGGGATCGGAAAACTCCGCGAGACGTTGCCGGCCTCCTGCGAGGCGCTCCACAACGATGCGATCGAGGTTGGGCCGTGGGGCGTCGTGGGGGCCCGTGGCTGGCTGGCGCCGGACGATCCGATCGCCACCACCGCCGACGCACGGGTCTGGCATCGTGAGATCGAGCGACTCCAGGCGTCGATCGCGGATGCGCGGAAACGATTCGACGCCACGCGCCCCCTCATCGCCATGCTGCACTACCCACCGTGGCTGCTCGGCCGAGAACCGACCGAACTGTTCACGCTGCTCGAACAGGCAGGCGTGTCGATCTGCGTCTACGGGCATCTCCACGGGGACGATCACCGGTATGCGGTACGTGGCGTCCACCGGTCGATGGAGTTCCACTTCGTGGCGGTCGATGCGATCGGCTTCGCGCCGGTGCCTCTTGTGCACTACGACGAAGCGACCTGA
- a CDS encoding sigma-70 family RNA polymerase sigma factor, giving the protein MVDEPRDDLEPEVLTEPTDDPADESGTDAYIDVGTKSPVPAGGTGLVPSDPFRRYMAEARKYPPLTREEEQRLARVYRETGDRDALFRLVTANLLMVVRVAMSFRRAAKNLLDLIQEGNIGLLQAIDRFDPELDVRLPTYAAYWVRAYMVKFLLDNVRLVRVGTTNARRKLLRHLRQEKERLEAEGFEVGPRQLADHFGVSEKDVTEVQAALHAHDVSLDAPRGNDEDRTHGDWLSDSGQPDADEVLARADLQERTERALAVFREDLGERDRVLLDRRLVNDSPLTLQEIGDRFGTSREAVRQAEVRLIKKLREHLTRELGDLGEIEIGTGS; this is encoded by the coding sequence ATGGTGGATGAGCCACGGGACGACCTCGAGCCCGAGGTCCTGACGGAACCCACAGACGACCCCGCAGACGAGTCAGGTACCGATGCGTACATCGACGTCGGCACGAAGTCTCCCGTACCGGCCGGTGGGACCGGGCTCGTTCCGTCCGACCCCTTCCGTCGTTACATGGCAGAGGCCCGCAAGTACCCGCCGCTGACACGGGAAGAGGAACAGCGTCTTGCCCGCGTATATCGGGAGACGGGCGATCGGGATGCACTCTTTCGACTGGTGACCGCCAACCTCCTGATGGTCGTGCGTGTCGCCATGTCATTCCGACGGGCGGCGAAGAACCTCCTGGATCTCATTCAGGAAGGGAACATCGGCTTGCTACAGGCGATCGATCGGTTCGATCCCGAACTCGATGTTCGCTTGCCGACCTACGCGGCGTACTGGGTCCGTGCGTACATGGTCAAGTTCCTGCTGGATAACGTACGGCTCGTGCGCGTCGGCACGACCAACGCCCGTCGAAAACTCCTGCGTCATCTGCGACAGGAGAAGGAGCGGCTGGAAGCCGAGGGCTTCGAGGTGGGTCCCCGACAGCTGGCGGATCACTTCGGCGTCTCGGAAAAGGACGTCACGGAGGTCCAGGCGGCGCTCCACGCCCACGACGTCTCCCTCGATGCCCCGCGGGGGAACGACGAGGACCGCACCCACGGAGACTGGCTTTCGGACAGCGGCCAGCCGGATGCCGACGAGGTCCTGGCGCGAGCCGACCTCCAGGAGCGGACCGAGCGCGCCCTGGCGGTGTTTCGCGAGGATCTGGGTGAACGGGACCGGGTTCTACTGGATCGCCGGCTGGTCAACGACAGCCCGCTGACGCTGCAGGAGATCGGCGATCGGTTCGGCACCAGCCGTGAGGCCGTCCGCCAGGCGGAGGTCCGTCTGATCAAGAAGCTCCGCGAGCACCTCACCCGTGAGCTGGGAGACCTCGGTGAGATCGAGATCGGCACCGGTTCGTAG
- a CDS encoding M23 family metallopeptidase, whose amino-acid sequence MPNARSRFRKLHVSKGFVVASLALVAAIGFAALAMPHFAFRSQAQSAEIVRLEHENEQLLAQSQSFQESLDGVAEQIDIAETRTQILSKALGVESETTPAAGGPGGRSSSRSPLASVHGELDILRQRSDTLGQSISLLDEAFQGRISRLASTPLGMPAEGWFSHGYGWRKDPFGGNRQFHRGIDIVNSTGTPIIATADGVVSRAVRVSDYGKTVDISHGLGFVTRYAHMSEILVRPGQQVRRGETLGRVGSTGRSTGPHLHYEVFRDGRRINPWKYLDLGRS is encoded by the coding sequence TTGCCGAACGCGCGCAGTCGCTTTCGCAAGCTCCACGTCTCCAAGGGCTTCGTCGTCGCGTCGCTCGCTCTCGTCGCCGCCATCGGCTTTGCAGCACTGGCGATGCCGCACTTTGCGTTTCGATCTCAGGCGCAGTCCGCCGAGATCGTCCGACTCGAACATGAGAATGAGCAGCTACTGGCCCAGAGCCAGTCGTTCCAGGAGTCGCTCGACGGCGTCGCCGAACAAATCGACATCGCCGAGACCCGAACGCAGATCCTCTCAAAGGCGCTCGGCGTCGAATCGGAAACGACGCCGGCAGCGGGAGGTCCCGGGGGACGGAGTTCTTCCCGATCGCCGCTGGCTTCGGTTCATGGTGAACTCGACATCCTTCGACAGCGCTCGGATACTCTGGGGCAGTCCATCTCCCTACTCGACGAAGCGTTCCAGGGGCGAATCTCGCGTCTCGCGTCGACCCCCCTGGGCATGCCTGCGGAGGGTTGGTTCTCTCACGGTTATGGTTGGCGCAAGGATCCGTTCGGTGGCAACCGGCAATTCCATCGTGGGATCGACATCGTCAATTCCACGGGCACGCCGATCATCGCTACCGCGGACGGTGTCGTTAGCCGCGCCGTTCGGGTCTCCGACTACGGCAAGACGGTCGATATCTCCCACGGCCTCGGATTCGTCACGCGCTATGCGCACATGAGCGAGATTCTGGTTCGACCGGGGCAGCAGGTACGTCGAGGAGAGACTCTCGGGCGTGTCGGCTCGACCGGGCGTTCGACGGGACCGCATCTGCACTACGAGGTTTTCCGCGACGGTCGCCGTATCAACCCCTGGAAATACCTGGATCTCGGCCGTAGCTAG